The following DNA comes from Brienomyrus brachyistius isolate T26 chromosome 16, BBRACH_0.4, whole genome shotgun sequence.
GGGAATGGAATACACAACAGTTGTTCAAACATCTACTGGTGtcatttttctatttatttacatttgttttgcatttttatgctTATATTCAATTGTatattctgtttacttatttatattttgttttctgtttattctgtttatattttgtttattatgtgTTCTTTCATCCTATTTCTGTATTTGTATCTTTGTTGTCTTTTTCTTTCTCACACTGACAAGGATCATCTCACAAATGTCACTGTTCCTTGGCATTAATTCATTCAGTCAAGTCCTTCAAGCAGTACTACCATTTTCTGTAATTTCCCAGCAAACTTATAAATCTATAACCAGCATTTGAAATCATAACCAGCCAGGATGACTGTTGCTTGCCTAAGCTTCCTGAGCCTGGTCCACAGCATCATACCGCTGCTCGCCTAAGCTTCCTGAGCCTGGCCCACAGCATCACACTACTACTCGGCTAAGTTTCCTGAGCCTGGTCCACAGCATCACACCGCTGCTTGCCTAAGCTTCCTGAGCCTGGCCCACAGCATCACACCGCTGCTCACCTAAGCTTCCTGAGCCTGGCCCACAGTATTACACCACTGCTCGCCTAAGCTTCCTGAGCCTGGCCCACAGCATCACACCGCTGCTCGCCTAAGCTTCCTGAGCCTGGCCCACAGCATCACACCGCTGCTCACCTAAGCTTCCGGAGCCTGGCCCACAGTATTACACCACTGCTCGCCTAAGCTTCCTGAGCCTGGCCCACAGTATTACACCACTGCTCGCCTAAGCTTCCTGAGCCTGGTCCACAGCATCACACTGCTACTCGGCTAAGCTTCCTGAGCCTGGGCCAAAGCATCATACCGCTGCTCGGCTAAGCTTCCTGAGGCTGGTCCACAGCATCACACCGCTGCTCGGCTAAGCTTCCTGAGCCTGGTCCACAGCATCACACCGCTGCTCGGCTAAGCTTCCTGAGCCTGGTCCACAGCATCACACCGCTGCTCGGCTAAGCTTCCTGAAAAACAGACAAGAAACCAAGAAACACTGGGGAacaaaatgaataagtaaaaatAAACAGATGACACTGGTCTGAAGCCATCATTGAGCCCACACCTAGAGAGTTAACAGTTTCAGAACTACACACTCAACCCCCTAAGCTATGCAGCAGTTTGGGGCATAGGCAACACACTGGGGCTGAAAGACAAGAGACAGGGAAGTGGACAGGATGGACAGTGACATCTGCTAGCTAAATGGGGAGGAGACACAAAGGGCAGGGATGGAcaggtgctgaccctgacatGTAGTCATATGCATTAGGCTTATCTCACTAGTTGTGCTGGTGCTGCTAATTTTGAACATTtataaagtttaaatattggCCGGCAATATCAGTATGTTAACTGATATATAATGCTTCTGAACATATTAATTGTTCCATCTTTATAAAGACAAAatgtaatacaaaataataatagaaaAATGCACTGGTCAAGAATCATGAAAGAaattaaagttttatttcttgcTTTAAATATTTGATTAAAATGTCTCTGGattcagtttaatttttttcaaaTACTCTTTATTCTctcagaatgaaaaaaataataatcaccagTACAGCTTTTGTTTGAGGAAGACACATTAATCAAATAAAGTTGgtataacatttttatttttatcttcaCAGCTGAACCCCTGATCAGCATTAAATGATGTTTAGCTGTTAATAACTGCAATGCCCTGATCACAATATGATAGCAGCCCCATAAATCACTATAGGTAAGACATTCAGTGGATCAGCCTGACACCAGTTTGACAACCAGTGCAGTAACATAGTTGCTTGTAAGTGACAAAAGACAGAACGGTAAAATTAATTTCTAGATTCATTAAGAGGCTTTGTAATAAATCAAAGAGGAAGTGTTAGAAATATTAAAAGCAGAAGATTTTCCGTGGATGATCCCTGAGTTAAGCAGCCTCATCtgtcctcttgagttcctcttACGGTCTAGTCTGAGTCGCTGCCACTTCCGGAATGCTACAGAAAAACACATCACATGACACATCACACACTGCCAGGGCTACTGCTGGTGCATTTTAATCCCTGTACGGTCGAATTCCCGATGTACCTTGCCATGTTTCTTATGACCATGGTGATGGTGACCATGATCGTGATGGTGCTCATGACATTGAGACTGATCGCAACCATGATCGTGATGGTGACCGAGACCAAAAAAGTCCCGAAGACCATGATGGTGCTTGTGTTCCCCTTGAGCAGGTGGGCCACAGGCTGGAACACCACCCGGTTGGTTTGGGTAATGAGGGTGACCTGGTGGTTGGATGGTCCCTGGGGGATACCCCCCTGGTCCAGGTGGAGGATAGGTCCCAGGTTGAAGCCCGGAACCAGGCGGAGGGTAGGATCCGGGTGCCAGATAGC
Coding sequences within:
- the LOC125709628 gene encoding galectin-3-like isoform X1 — protein: MSGYNQGGYPGGPPGGYPGGYPGGPPGGYPGGPPGGYPGGPPGGYPGAPPGSYLAPGSYPPPGSGLQPGTYPPPGPGGYPPGTIQPPGHPHYPNQPGGVPACGPPAQGEHKHHHGLRDFFGLGHHHDHGCDQSQCHEHHHDHGHHHHGHKKHGKHSGSGSDSD